A single window of Oceanococcus atlanticus DNA harbors:
- a CDS encoding DUF2970 domain-containing protein, producing MAEESDKPLKDERPPTLWQTAFSVLAAFFGVQSRSNRERDFSRGKASHFIILGLVMTVVFIAIVVLAVKFALRQAGV from the coding sequence ATGGCCGAGGAGTCTGACAAGCCGCTCAAGGATGAGCGGCCTCCCACGCTGTGGCAGACCGCATTCAGCGTTCTGGCTGCTTTTTTCGGCGTGCAGAGCCGGAGCAATCGGGAGCGCGATTTCAGCCGGGGCAAGGCCAGCCATTTCATCATTCTGGGGCTGGTGATGACGGTGGTGTTCATCGCCATTGTTGTGCTGGCGGTGAAATTCGCCCTCCGCCAAGCC
- a CDS encoding DUF2505 domain-containing protein, with amino-acid sequence MKFEEVYCYERDADTVMTMFTDRAYFEKKYERAADSYDILEHSSDDSQFQIKVKRSMPVNVPVPGFAKKVLGGGGMTVIQEDIWDKSTRRGRINIELVGAPVNITAEMELKQGANGAENHVHWNIDSSIPLIGGKVSKLVAEDIKAKSPEDQKLTNELLAQY; translated from the coding sequence ATGAAATTCGAAGAAGTGTATTGCTACGAACGCGACGCCGACACGGTGATGACCATGTTCACCGACCGTGCCTATTTCGAGAAGAAATACGAAAGAGCCGCGGACAGTTACGACATCCTCGAACACAGCAGTGATGACAGCCAGTTCCAGATCAAGGTCAAGCGCAGCATGCCGGTCAATGTGCCGGTGCCGGGATTCGCCAAGAAAGTCCTGGGCGGTGGTGGCATGACCGTGATTCAGGAAGATATCTGGGACAAATCCACGCGGCGCGGGCGTATCAACATCGAGCTGGTCGGTGCGCCGGTCAACATCACGGCTGAAATGGAGCTCAAGCAGGGTGCCAATGGCGCCGAGAACCACGTTCACTGGAACATCGACAGCAGCATCCCGCTGATCGGCGGCAAGGTGTCCAAGCTGGTGGCCGAGGATATCAAGGCCAAATCGCCGGAAGATCAGAAGCTGACCAACGAATTGCTGGCGCAGTACTGA
- a CDS encoding DUF1329 domain-containing protein, whose amino-acid sequence MSTLTRINGGFAMAAVWLLFMAPLVSAKVSTEEAARLGQDLTAFGAEQAATPDGRIPAYDGGLPRQGQVAGEYPVHPEIEAEKPLFTISAANMGEYADQLTEGHKELLRRFPESYRMNVYKTHRTVSWPEHILEATQRNAVEASLIGTDSVKNAVHGIPFPIPTGGAEVIWNHKTRWRGYSVRRYNNQLIVQPDGGYQISKLIEDVKFPYTNVDHNGTSSDFLLYYLSEILSPPRNAGQLLLVHETADQSAEIRNAWLYNPGLRRVRRAPNVAYDNPYEGTDGNQFNDQVDMYNGALDRYRWKLVGKKDMYLPYNSYRIGSPRITYDKIVAAHHLNPELPRFELRRVWVVDSELREGTSHTFGRRTFYVEEDSWAINSVDCYDRRGVLYKFQEAHQVFTQNVQAVGGVPEVIYDFQSGRYFMTALANEDKPNDFSVSYDDKYFMPRSLRKKARR is encoded by the coding sequence GTGAGTACCCTGACGCGTATCAACGGTGGTTTTGCCATGGCCGCCGTATGGCTTTTGTTTATGGCGCCGTTGGTGTCGGCCAAGGTCAGCACCGAGGAAGCGGCCCGCCTGGGGCAGGATCTGACAGCCTTCGGGGCTGAGCAGGCCGCAACACCAGATGGTCGCATACCGGCTTATGACGGCGGCTTGCCTCGCCAGGGCCAGGTTGCCGGTGAATATCCGGTTCACCCGGAAATCGAGGCCGAGAAACCGCTATTCACGATCAGTGCGGCCAATATGGGCGAGTACGCGGATCAGCTGACCGAAGGCCACAAGGAACTGCTGCGGCGCTTCCCCGAAAGCTACCGCATGAACGTGTACAAGACGCACCGTACTGTGTCGTGGCCCGAGCACATACTTGAGGCGACCCAGCGCAATGCGGTGGAAGCGTCCTTGATTGGCACGGATTCGGTCAAAAACGCCGTTCATGGCATTCCGTTTCCGATACCCACAGGCGGGGCCGAGGTGATCTGGAATCACAAGACCCGCTGGCGCGGCTATTCGGTGCGGCGTTACAACAATCAGCTCATCGTGCAGCCTGATGGTGGCTATCAGATTTCCAAGCTGATCGAGGACGTGAAGTTCCCCTACACCAATGTTGATCACAACGGCACGTCCAGTGATTTCCTGCTCTATTACCTGTCGGAAATCCTGTCACCGCCGCGCAACGCAGGGCAGTTGTTGCTGGTTCACGAAACAGCAGATCAATCTGCGGAGATTCGTAACGCCTGGCTCTACAACCCCGGCTTGCGGCGCGTTCGGCGTGCCCCCAATGTGGCCTATGACAATCCCTACGAGGGCACTGACGGCAATCAGTTCAACGATCAGGTCGATATGTACAACGGCGCGCTGGATCGTTACCGCTGGAAGCTGGTCGGCAAGAAGGACATGTACCTGCCGTACAACTCCTACCGCATCGGTAGCCCGCGTATCACCTACGACAAGATTGTTGCTGCACACCACCTGAACCCCGAGCTTCCGCGTTTCGAGTTGCGCCGGGTGTGGGTGGTCGACAGCGAATTGCGCGAGGGCACCAGTCACACCTTCGGGCGGCGGACTTTCTATGTCGAAGAGGATTCCTGGGCGATCAATTCGGTCGACTGCTATGACCGTCGCGGGGTGCTCTACAAGTTCCAGGAAGCGCATCAGGTGTTCACCCAGAACGTGCAGGCTGTGGGCGGCGTGCCCGAGGTCATTTATGATTTCCAGTCGGGCCGTTATTTCATGACCGCGTTGGCCAACGAAGACAAACCCAACGATTTTTCGGTCAGCTATGACGACAAGTACTTCATGCCGCGAAGCCTGCGCAAGAAGGCGCGGCGCTGA
- a CDS encoding DUF1329 domain-containing protein yields the protein MRRLVLFACLATAVPALAQQYESESRVISGGEAQSAQTYDAEIALKQAKGNPYAEAMILRDLAAKAQSEGNDKAAAQFLKQALSKKALSGFAAKEMQKELAVMLAAAEDYPAVIRELAPILASEKEPSPALQLVLGGAYAQTGRFREALPLIEAALKETRDPPHDWYALAAAAAAGLKRHADAVRYIEKALAAAPQQLAYWQQLASYQIARKDPAGALAAMDLAFRMGLLEGAEDRMRFAQLFFANGVPFEAASLLQDGLQSGALTRSPDTLEMLAAAWVAAREHLLAIPALEDAAAATGKASLYLQLGQLQFDRGDWDGASRALKIALRKGAGRHAGAAHMMLGVTLYQQQDFSGARQAFSAASEFKSSADSAAQWIAYLDSGLARENAVRMAAARPQDAGEISGRFQGARVQAGRGDAAATRGPRASSGFTPVGAERPGNADGRIPAWTGGLDEDDWPAGFAVGQRLSDPFPGDRPLYEITADNWREHEADLSMGHRAMFQKYPDYRMPVFESRRSVAYPQAIYDATQANRGRAKLLGSDALTGAKLGFPFPSPGNGVEVMWNHRVRYRGDAMVFNTRQVLVLQDGTMSEQFRQTERVLYRYANIADPIDLSRDNVLLYYLTNFSGSGNMGFTALVHESANQMERERSIWVIPPGVSKMFRIPPVGYDNPFPGSGGVAFVDMVDMYNGAFDRYDWKILGKRNVLLPYNAYRLNDGKMANADLLQPKFMTPDNARYELHRVWLVEANERGGKRHSFGARRFYLDEDSWNIVLVENYDRKGQLWRFQEGHLTPMYDRKWTNTMPVVTYDLKDGRYFINRMTNDDAWPKVDPERMDEREFNPAAVKNKYSR from the coding sequence ATGCGCCGCCTTGTTCTGTTTGCCTGTCTTGCCACCGCCGTGCCCGCCTTGGCGCAGCAGTATGAAAGCGAATCACGTGTGATATCTGGTGGTGAGGCGCAGTCGGCCCAGACCTACGATGCTGAAATCGCTCTCAAGCAAGCCAAGGGCAATCCTTACGCTGAAGCGATGATTCTGCGTGATCTTGCGGCCAAGGCGCAGTCCGAAGGCAACGACAAGGCGGCCGCCCAGTTCCTGAAACAGGCGCTGAGCAAGAAAGCCCTGTCTGGCTTTGCCGCCAAGGAAATGCAGAAGGAGCTGGCCGTGATGCTGGCCGCAGCCGAAGACTATCCGGCGGTGATTCGAGAGCTGGCGCCGATTCTGGCCTCGGAAAAAGAGCCTTCACCGGCCCTGCAGCTGGTACTGGGGGGCGCTTATGCCCAGACCGGCCGGTTTCGCGAAGCTCTGCCGCTGATCGAGGCGGCGCTGAAAGAAACCCGCGATCCGCCACATGACTGGTATGCGCTGGCTGCCGCCGCTGCGGCGGGGTTGAAGCGTCATGCGGACGCGGTGCGTTACATAGAAAAGGCCCTGGCTGCCGCGCCGCAGCAGCTGGCCTATTGGCAGCAGTTGGCTTCTTATCAGATCGCGCGCAAGGATCCGGCTGGTGCACTGGCCGCTATGGATCTGGCCTTCCGTATGGGCTTGCTGGAAGGCGCCGAGGACCGCATGCGCTTTGCCCAGTTATTTTTTGCCAATGGGGTGCCGTTCGAGGCTGCGTCGCTGCTTCAGGACGGCTTGCAAAGCGGGGCCCTGACACGCTCGCCAGACACCCTGGAAATGCTGGCTGCGGCGTGGGTGGCGGCGCGCGAACATCTGCTTGCGATTCCCGCGCTTGAGGATGCCGCTGCGGCGACCGGCAAAGCCAGTCTGTATTTGCAGCTCGGCCAGCTGCAGTTCGATCGTGGCGACTGGGATGGCGCCTCGCGGGCCCTCAAGATTGCGCTGCGCAAGGGGGCCGGTCGACATGCAGGTGCAGCGCACATGATGCTCGGCGTGACCCTGTACCAGCAACAGGATTTCAGCGGTGCGCGGCAGGCTTTTTCAGCGGCCTCCGAATTCAAATCCAGCGCCGACAGCGCGGCGCAGTGGATCGCCTATCTGGACAGTGGCCTGGCTCGTGAAAACGCGGTGCGCATGGCGGCTGCACGGCCACAGGATGCCGGCGAGATCAGTGGGCGCTTTCAAGGGGCACGCGTTCAGGCCGGGCGTGGCGATGCAGCGGCTACGCGGGGGCCGCGTGCCAGCTCTGGCTTCACCCCGGTGGGGGCAGAGCGTCCCGGCAATGCCGATGGGCGTATTCCGGCCTGGACGGGCGGGCTGGATGAAGACGACTGGCCAGCCGGTTTTGCCGTGGGCCAACGCCTGAGCGATCCGTTTCCTGGCGACCGGCCTTTGTATGAGATCACCGCAGACAACTGGCGTGAGCACGAAGCCGATCTGAGCATGGGCCATCGCGCCATGTTCCAGAAGTACCCGGACTACCGTATGCCGGTCTTCGAAAGCCGCCGCAGCGTGGCCTATCCACAGGCGATCTACGACGCCACCCAGGCCAATCGCGGGCGGGCTAAGCTGCTGGGTTCGGATGCGCTGACCGGTGCCAAGCTGGGCTTCCCGTTCCCGAGTCCGGGCAACGGGGTTGAGGTGATGTGGAATCATCGTGTGCGTTATCGTGGCGATGCCATGGTGTTCAACACCCGTCAGGTGCTGGTGCTTCAGGACGGCACGATGAGCGAGCAGTTCCGCCAGACCGAGCGCGTGCTGTACCGCTACGCCAATATCGCGGATCCGATTGATCTGTCGCGCGACAATGTGCTGCTGTATTACCTGACCAATTTTTCCGGCAGCGGCAATATGGGTTTTACCGCGCTGGTGCATGAATCGGCCAATCAGATGGAGCGTGAGCGCTCGATCTGGGTGATTCCGCCGGGTGTCAGCAAGATGTTCCGGATTCCGCCGGTCGGCTACGACAACCCCTTCCCGGGCTCAGGTGGGGTCGCCTTTGTCGACATGGTCGACATGTACAACGGGGCGTTTGATCGCTACGACTGGAAAATTCTGGGCAAGCGCAACGTGTTGCTGCCCTACAACGCCTACCGTCTGAACGATGGCAAGATGGCCAATGCTGATCTGCTTCAGCCCAAGTTCATGACCCCGGACAATGCGCGTTACGAACTGCATCGGGTGTGGTTGGTTGAGGCCAATGAACGTGGTGGCAAACGTCACAGCTTTGGGGCGCGCCGTTTCTACCTGGATGAGGATTCCTGGAACATCGTGCTGGTCGAGAATTACGACCGCAAAGGCCAGTTGTGGCGTTTCCAGGAGGGCCATCTGACCCCGATGTACGATCGCAAGTGGACCAACACCATGCCGGTGGTGACCTACGATCTGAAAGACGGACGCTACTTCATCAATCGTATGACCAACGATGATGCGTGGCCTAAGGTCGACCCCGAACGCATGGACGAACGCGAATTCAACCCCGCAGCCGTCAAGAACAAGTACAGTCGTTAG
- a CDS encoding energy transducer TonB, translating into MRFAIAFCAAVLISLGLFWLMQWLVTPPEGQVAERLDQQPVVVAKAPEPEETESSAAASLSEAPPSPPSVPSVSLSLNASVPMPAAQTQSVAFSVPKVKPGGGGLSGSNFGGFAGNGGSGYGQGKGFKGERLVPLSTARPQIPQYAYEQGIEGWVEVVFYVRPNGRVENIRIIDANPRGVFETAMIESIQNWIYPASKQTREVKQKFEFKLGDYQYNWN; encoded by the coding sequence ATGCGTTTCGCGATTGCGTTCTGTGCGGCCGTGCTGATTTCCCTGGGCCTGTTCTGGTTGATGCAGTGGCTGGTCACGCCGCCGGAAGGGCAGGTCGCAGAGCGCCTGGACCAACAGCCGGTGGTGGTGGCTAAAGCACCTGAGCCGGAAGAAACCGAGTCCTCGGCCGCCGCGTCGCTGAGCGAGGCGCCGCCATCACCGCCGTCAGTGCCGAGCGTCAGCTTAAGCCTCAATGCCAGCGTGCCGATGCCGGCCGCTCAAACCCAGTCGGTGGCCTTCAGCGTGCCCAAGGTGAAACCTGGCGGGGGCGGACTTTCGGGCAGCAATTTTGGTGGCTTTGCCGGGAATGGTGGCAGCGGCTACGGCCAGGGCAAGGGGTTCAAGGGCGAGCGTTTGGTGCCGTTGTCGACCGCACGTCCGCAGATTCCGCAGTACGCCTACGAGCAGGGCATAGAAGGTTGGGTCGAGGTGGTCTTTTACGTGCGCCCCAACGGGCGGGTCGAGAACATCCGGATCATTGATGCCAATCCGCGCGGTGTGTTTGAAACGGCCATGATCGAGAGCATTCAGAACTGGATCTATCCGGCCTCCAAGCAAACCCGCGAGGTCAAACAGAAGTTCGAGTTCAAGCTCGGCGATTATCAGTACAACTGGAACTGA
- a CDS encoding ExbD/TolR family protein yields MRVKRHTGQVNDTEIDMTPMLDIVFIMLIFFIVTTSFIKEAGVDVKRPDASTAQRQEASSIYVAITPDGEIWIDRQMVDLRALRTQVERLRLENPEAAAVVQADTDARHGLVVKVMDQLRLGGVETISVAATQN; encoded by the coding sequence ATGCGGGTCAAACGTCACACCGGACAGGTCAACGATACCGAGATCGACATGACGCCGATGCTCGACATCGTCTTCATCATGTTGATCTTCTTTATCGTCACCACCTCGTTCATCAAAGAGGCCGGGGTGGATGTGAAGCGCCCCGATGCGAGCACCGCGCAGCGCCAGGAAGCGAGCAGCATCTATGTCGCGATCACGCCCGACGGCGAGATCTGGATCGACCGCCAGATGGTCGATCTGCGCGCCTTGCGAACGCAGGTTGAACGCCTGCGTCTGGAGAACCCTGAAGCGGCTGCCGTGGTGCAGGCCGATACCGATGCACGCCATGGACTGGTGGTGAAAGTGATGGATCAACTGCGTCTTGGCGGAGTCGAAACCATTTCTGTCGCGGCCACCCAGAACTGA
- a CDS encoding MotA/TolQ/ExbB proton channel family protein → MPEGLQPLLEFFERGGPMLYVLLLVAVVLWTLVVERIWYFRFQFPRQARRWRQEWRARADRSSVRAHRIREATISEARIDLEGGIGIIATLVAICPLVGLLGTVTGMIQVFDVMALNGSSDAKAMAAGVSRATIPTMAGMVLALPGLFYVSRCRSFSRRLVQQLADSMRFG, encoded by the coding sequence ATGCCTGAGGGCTTGCAGCCCCTGCTGGAGTTTTTTGAGCGTGGTGGGCCCATGCTCTACGTGCTGCTGCTTGTGGCCGTAGTGTTGTGGACGCTGGTAGTGGAGCGCATCTGGTACTTCCGCTTTCAGTTCCCACGTCAGGCGCGGCGCTGGCGGCAGGAATGGCGCGCGCGTGCTGATCGCTCGTCGGTACGTGCGCACCGCATCCGCGAAGCCACCATTTCCGAAGCGCGGATCGATCTGGAGGGCGGCATCGGCATCATCGCCACTCTGGTTGCGATCTGTCCGCTGGTCGGTTTGCTGGGCACGGTGACCGGGATGATCCAGGTGTTTGATGTGATGGCACTCAATGGCAGTTCGGATGCCAAAGCGATGGCGGCCGGCGTGTCGCGCGCGACCATTCCGACCATGGCTGGCATGGTGCTGGCCTTGCCGGGACTGTTCTACGTCTCCCGTTGCCGTTCTTTTTCCCGCCGGCTGGTGCAACAGCTGGCCGATAGCATGAGGTTTGGTTGA
- a CDS encoding MotA/TolQ/ExbB proton channel family protein, which yields MLRHGFVGLIVMLVAGGSAWAQSSNQQTLNELLESVKRGQAEGRTVNAERERRFINYKNEQETLYRKARAEAAELDKRAEALRARFSANEKDIDKLKTTLKERSGDLEQLGTVFRQAAGDTQALLADSLVSAELPERLQVLTSLSRTEGIPAPEDIESLWYELQREMTENGRIARFEGEYIDADGEPVRSTITRYGVFAAQADEQYLQYQPQSRRVEVLPRQPGSWLERITRDDSTVLIDPTRGSLFSLLVVSPSLKERIAQGGIVGVIILGLGLIGVLMAVFQVLYLLRQGGKIFAQRDKLDRPQDNNALGRILLAARDAGQQDMETLELAIDEAILKETPKLERLQGGIKLLAAVAPLLGLLGTVTGMIETFQAITLFGTGDPKLMAGGISQALMTTVLGLVVAIPLLFLHSLVASRSRVLIQMLDEQSAGMIARRQEQQAGEVGLHA from the coding sequence ATGCTGCGTCATGGTTTTGTGGGCCTGATTGTGATGCTGGTGGCCGGCGGCAGCGCCTGGGCGCAGTCATCCAATCAGCAGACTCTGAATGAATTGCTCGAAAGCGTGAAACGTGGCCAGGCTGAAGGCCGTACCGTCAACGCCGAACGCGAACGTCGTTTCATCAACTACAAGAACGAGCAGGAAACCCTGTACCGCAAGGCCCGGGCCGAAGCGGCAGAGCTGGACAAACGTGCCGAGGCCCTGCGCGCGCGCTTCAGCGCCAATGAAAAGGACATCGACAAGCTCAAGACCACGCTCAAGGAACGCAGCGGTGATCTCGAGCAACTGGGCACGGTGTTCCGCCAGGCCGCCGGGGATACCCAGGCCTTGCTGGCGGATTCGCTGGTCTCGGCCGAGTTGCCGGAGCGCCTGCAGGTGCTGACCAGCCTTTCGCGCACCGAAGGCATTCCGGCGCCGGAAGACATCGAGTCGCTGTGGTACGAACTGCAGCGCGAGATGACCGAGAACGGACGCATTGCGCGTTTTGAAGGGGAATACATCGACGCCGATGGCGAGCCGGTGCGCAGCACCATCACCCGCTATGGGGTGTTTGCTGCGCAGGCTGACGAGCAATATCTGCAATACCAGCCGCAAAGTCGCCGGGTTGAAGTGCTGCCGCGTCAGCCCGGCAGCTGGCTGGAGCGCATCACGCGTGATGACAGCACCGTGCTCATCGACCCGACCCGCGGCAGCCTGTTCAGCCTGCTGGTGGTCAGCCCGAGCCTCAAGGAACGCATTGCCCAGGGCGGTATCGTCGGGGTGATCATTCTGGGCTTGGGTTTGATCGGTGTGTTGATGGCCGTGTTCCAGGTGCTTTATCTGCTGCGTCAGGGCGGCAAGATCTTTGCCCAGCGCGACAAGCTGGATCGGCCACAGGACAACAATGCCCTGGGCCGGATACTGCTCGCCGCGCGTGATGCCGGACAGCAGGACATGGAAACCCTGGAGCTGGCTATCGATGAGGCCATACTCAAGGAGACCCCCAAGCTGGAACGGCTGCAGGGCGGTATCAAACTGCTCGCGGCGGTGGCACCGTTGCTTGGTCTGCTGGGCACCGTGACCGGGATGATCGAGACCTTTCAGGCGATCACCCTGTTCGGCACCGGCGATCCCAAGCTGATGGCCGGGGGCATTTCTCAGGCCCTGATGACCACGGTGCTGGGCTTGGTGGTTGCGATCCCGCTGCTGTTCCTGCATAGCCTGGTCGCCTCGCGCTCACGCGTGCTGATCCAGATGCTGGACGAGCAGAGCGCCGGCATGATTGCGCGACGCCAGGAGCAGCAGGCCGGCGAGGTTGGGCTTCATGCCTGA
- a CDS encoding DUF3450 domain-containing protein, which produces MRRHTIVAAGLVALILGSAAQAQQNTLDRSQQISRETTREARVSQDRIDRLSDEARALLEKYRAQLWKAQQLQLYVRQLEATIDQQIERKELLAEQLERLERTREELIPMLVRMVDGLEQFVELDMPFLPQERAERIERLRRTLSDPEVPVSEQYRRVFEAYQVEADYGRRLEAWRGPLSGGSQIVDYLRIGRMAWYYLSLDGQSAWQYNRGQARWDAVPSGQVSAIRKGLRVASEQAAPELLPLPVGGAS; this is translated from the coding sequence ATGAGAAGACACACAATCGTGGCTGCAGGCCTCGTCGCGCTGATATTGGGCAGCGCTGCGCAGGCTCAGCAGAACACGCTTGACCGCTCGCAGCAGATTTCGCGCGAAACCACGCGCGAGGCGCGGGTATCCCAGGACCGCATTGATCGTCTCAGCGACGAGGCACGCGCGCTGCTCGAGAAGTACCGCGCGCAGTTGTGGAAGGCACAGCAGCTGCAGCTGTATGTGCGCCAGCTGGAAGCCACCATCGATCAGCAGATCGAGCGCAAGGAACTGCTGGCCGAGCAGCTGGAACGGCTGGAACGTACGCGTGAGGAGCTGATTCCCATGCTGGTGCGCATGGTTGACGGGCTGGAGCAGTTCGTTGAACTGGACATGCCGTTTCTGCCGCAGGAGCGCGCCGAGCGGATCGAGCGCTTGCGCCGCACCTTGTCGGATCCTGAAGTGCCGGTGTCGGAGCAATATCGCCGCGTGTTCGAGGCCTACCAGGTCGAGGCCGACTACGGACGCCGTCTGGAAGCCTGGCGCGGGCCGCTCAGTGGCGGCTCGCAGATTGTTGACTACCTGCGTATCGGACGCATGGCCTGGTATTACCTGAGTCTCGACGGCCAGTCCGCATGGCAATACAACCGTGGTCAGGCACGCTGGGATGCCGTGCCCTCGGGGCAGGTTTCGGCCATTCGCAAGGGGCTGCGTGTGGCCAGCGAACAGGCCGCACCCGAATTGCTGCCGTTGCCGGTTGGAGGTGCCTCCTGA